The Papaver somniferum cultivar HN1 chromosome 3, ASM357369v1, whole genome shotgun sequence genome includes a region encoding these proteins:
- the LOC113359512 gene encoding uncharacterized protein LOC113359512, with amino-acid sequence MPKLISDFQGAFIKSRQILDGVLIASECIDSRLKKKKPGVLCKVDMENAFDHIKWKTLICILEKHGFGRRWISWIKWCIYSTNISVLVNGSSTEIFKPSKGLRQGDSLSPFLFLLVVEVLSKLVNDVVNMGQIHGFQVMEEGLVISHLQFADDTLLFINADVEEMRKLLIILNTVEMLAWLKLNLEKSSLISIGADEIIQELALELGCKVEQLPIKYLGLLLGATSRNVSIWEEVVQRMQEKLTTWNKKYFNKAGRFPDIYKVVSNKNATIAEMVNEGRLQCFSRRRLNTQEQLQWDSLCNELGHVPDFSEAEDELLMESEFSVQECYNMQLEDRSVCCFEKFLWNKNIPSKVSFMLWTNFHNSLPTLTMLSHRGVNVQSKLCVYCQQVDETADHIFLHCPYVVQVWNFFVKTFRVSWTFHTTVLNHFEAWRMNELQGKCRKLWWLVNYAILWHLWKERSSRVFGGRHKLVDETILLIHNTIILWCFENEVFRGFTVNQILFHWDTVIHM; translated from the exons ATGCCtaaattgatttctgattttCAAGGAGCATTTATTAAGAGCAGGCAGATTTTGGATGGGGTGTTGATTGCAAGTGAATGTATAGATAGCAGATTGAAGAAAAAGAAGCCTGGAGTCTTGTGCAAAGTTGATATGGAGAACGCTTTTGATCACATTAAGTGGAAGACTTTAATTTGCATTCTGGAGAAACATGGGTTTGGCAGGAGATGGATTTCATGGATCAAATGGTGTATTTATTCAACTAATATTTCTGTGTTAGTTAATGGGAGCTCAACTGAGATATTTAAGCCCTCAAAAGGTTTGAGGCAAGGTGATTCATTATCACCATTCTTATttttgttagtggtggaagtgTTATCCAAGTTAGTGAATGATGTTGTTAACATGGGACAGATTCATGGGTTCCAAGTAATGGAGGAAGGTTTGGTGATTTCTCACTTACAGTTTGCAGATGATACTCTGCTATTTATCAATGCAGATGTGGAGGAGATGAGGAAGCTACTTATTATTCTGAACACTGTTGAAATGCTCGCATGGTTGAAGTTAAATTTGGAGAAAAGTTCTTTGATCAGTATTGGTGCTGATGAGATTATTCAAGAGTTAGCACTGGAGTTAGGATGTAAAGTGGAACAGCTTCCTATAAAATACTTGGGATTACTATTAGGAGCTACTTCTAGAAATGTCTCAATTTGGGAGGAGGTGGTTCAGAGAATGCAGGAGAAACTGACAACTTGGAATAAGAAATATTTCAACAAAGCAGGGAG ATTCCCAGACATTTATAAGGTTGTCAGTAACAAGAATGCTACCATTGCTGAAATGGTGAATGAAGGAAGATTACAGTGTTTCTCAAGAAGAAGACTGAATACacaagagcaactgcagtgggaTAGCCTTTGTAATGAATTAGGGCATGTTCCAGATTTTTCAGAAGCAGAAGATGAGCTGTTGATGGAAAGTGAATTTTCAGTGCAAGAGTGTTACAATATGCAGTTGGAGGATAGATCTGTGTGTTgctttgagaaatttctttggaaCAAGAATATACCTTCTAAAGTGAGCTTCATGTTGTGGACTAATTTTCACAATTCTCTACCAACATTAACAATGTTGAGTCATAGAGGTGTGAATGTGCAGAGCAAGTTATGTGTATACTGTCAACAAGTGGATGAAACTGCAGATCATATTTTTCTGCACTGCCCTTATGTTGTTCAGGTTTGGAACTTCTTTGTGAAGACTTTTAGGGTGTCTTGGACATTCCATACTACTGTTTTGAATCATTTTGAGGCTTGGAGGATGAATGAATTACAAGGAAAGTGCAGGAAGCTTTGGTGGTTGGTGAACTATGCAATTCTATGGCACCTGTGGAAGGAAAGAAGTTCAAGAGTATTTGGTGGTAGACACAAATTGGTTGATGAGACAATTTTGCTCATTCATAACACTATTATTTTGTGGTGTTTTGAGAATGAGGTTTTTAGAGGATTCACTGTGAATCAAATTCTTTTTCATTGGGACACTGTTATTCACATGTAA
- the LOC113356323 gene encoding probable magnesium transporter NIPA6 produces the protein MDISTTANEEASYVNNLKGFILAVISSAFIGSSFIIKKKGLKRAGHSGARASVGGYGYLVEPLWWIGMITMFVGEIANFIALMFAPAVLVIPLGALSIIVSAVLAHFILNEKLQRMGLVGCVLCVVGSTMIVLHAPEEHPVTSVLEIWDLAIQPAFLLYTASVLVTVLVLMLHSAPRYGQTNIMIYIGICSLFGSLTVMSVKAIGTAIKLTLEGSSQVAYFQTWIFAMVSVTCIMTQLNYLNKALDTFNTAVVSPIYYAMFTSLTIFASAIMFKDYAGQSASSIASELCGFITILSGTAVLHSTKDPDPPQNTDLYSPLSPKLWWHVQEKGDQWKQKDEDGLSADFVAIIRQDYFA, from the exons ATGGATATTTCGACGACGGCGAATGAAGAAGCTTCTTATGTAAATAATTTAAAAGGATTTATTCTTGCTGTAATTTCTAGTGCTTTTATTGGATCAAGTTTTATTATTAAGAAGAAAGGTCTTAAAAGAGCTGGTCATTCTGGTGCTCGTGCTA GTGTTGGTGGATACGGTTACTTAGTGGAGCCGCTTTGGTGGATTGGAATGATTACTA TGTTTGTTGGAGAGATAGCCAATTTTATTGCTTTGATGTTTGCCCCTGCTGTTCTTGTAATTCCACTAGGTGCATTGAGTATAATTGTCAG TGCTGTTCTAGCACATTTCATATTGAACGAGAAACTACAGAGGATGGGCTTGGTGGGGTGCGTGTTATGTGTAGTGGGTTCCACTATGATTGTTCTTCATGCTCCTGAGGAACACCCTGTaacttcagttttggaaatttggGATTTAGCAATACAGCCAG CTTTTCTTTTATATACGGCTTCGGTATTGGTCACGGTGCTTGTCTTAATGTTGCATAGTGCCCCACGCTATGGACAGACAAACATCATGATATACATTGGAATATGTTCTTTATTTGGATCTTTGACG GTCATGAGTGTAAAGGCTATAGGCACTGCCATAAAACTTACATTGGAAGGTTCAAGCCAGGTTGCGTACTTCCAAACATGGATATTTGCAATGGTTTCGGTTACTTGTATAATGACTCAGTTGAATTATTTAAACAAG GCATTGGATACTTTCAATACAGCAGTTGTTTCTCCTATCTACTACGCCATGTTCACATCTCTCACAATTTTTGCTAGCGCCATAATGTTTAAG GATTACGCTGGTCAGAGTGCAAGCAGTATAGCATCAGAGCTTTGTGGGTTTATCACTATACTTTCTGGAACTGCGGTGTTGCATAGTACAAAAGATCCAGATCCACCCCAAAATACAG ATTTGTACTCGCCGCTTTCTCCTAAACTATGGTGGCATGTCCAAGAAAAGGGAGATCAGTGGAAGCAGAAGGACGAAGATGGATTGTCTGCTGATTTTGTCGCAATCATTCGCCAAGATTATTTTGCATAG